A genomic stretch from Setaria italica strain Yugu1 chromosome VII, Setaria_italica_v2.0, whole genome shotgun sequence includes:
- the LOC101783704 gene encoding proline-rich receptor-like protein kinase PERK4 produces MEEKAADATAAAAAAAAVAAAADQDGAVYCSEHPYPPGATAAAGAGAGGICAFCLQEKLGMLVSSSKSSPFHPPPPPASASSSSTPPSSNRASSEAPVPLYPSAAASRKVMPAQGGGGGGLKRSKSVAPRPEEPLPPAPAPSAITADSPRKKSFWSFLHLSSSSGSHKNASSAASANGGGGGAAVARRNSVSVASASSAALGGRLEAIVEPESPGRRSEGSSSSSFGRKVARSRSVGCGSRSFSGDFLERLSTGFGDCALRRVESHREPKPKAAGALGHLGGAHGDDGDHDHDQHHRIKCAGFFGGGLGAAPPPSSSYWLSAPDGASGGGAGGGSTRGTGTRSHRSWGWALASPMRALRPTSSSSSKSIMAAPTAA; encoded by the coding sequence ATGGAGGAGAAAGCGGCtgacgcgacggcggcggcggcggcggcggcggcagtggcggctgCGGCGGATCAGGACGGCGCGGTGTACTGCAGCGAACACCCCTACCCTCCCGGCGCAACGGCGGCTGCaggggcgggcgccggcggcatcTGCGCCTTCTGCCTGCAGGAGAAGCTCGGCATGCTGGTCTCCTCGTCCAAGTCCagccccttccacccgccgccgccgccggcgtccgcgtcgtcgtcctcgacgccgccgtcgtccaacCGCGCCTCCTCGGAGGCGCCGGTGCCGCTCTAcccttcggcggcggcgtcgcgcaaGGTGATGCCCGCgcagggagggggcggcggcgggctcaaGCGGAGCAAGTCGGTCGCGCCGCGGCCGGaggagccgctgccgccggcgcccgctccCTCCGCGATCACCGCGGACAGCCCGCGCAAGAAGAGCTTCTGGTCCTTCCTCCACCTGTCCTCGTCGTCCGGCAGCCACAAGAACGCATCCTCGGCGGCCTcggccaacggcggcggcggcggggccgcggtGGCGAGGAGGAACTCCGTGTCCGTGGCGTCGGCATCGTCGGCGGCGCTCGGGGGCCGGCTGGAGGCGATCGTGGAGCCCGAGAGCCCGGGCCGCCGGAGCGAGgggtcctcgtcctcgtcgttcGGGCGGAAGGTGGCGCGGTCGCGCTCCGTGGGGTGCGGCAGCCGCAGCTTCTCGGGGGACTTCCTGGAGCGCCTCTCCACCGGCTTCGGCGACTGCGCGCTCCGGCGCGTGGAGTCCCACCGCGAGCCGAAGCCCAAGGCCGCGGGTGCGCTGGGCCACCTGGGCGGCGCGCACGGCGACGACGGGGACCACGACCACGACCAGCACCACCGCATCAAGTGCGCGGGCTtcttcggcggcggcctcggcgccgcgccgcctccttcgTCCTCCTACTGGCTCTCCGCGCCCGacggcgcgagcggcggcggcgccggaggagggagCACGAGGGGCACCGGCACGCGGAGCCACCGGAGCTGGGGGTGGGCGCTGGCGAGCCCCATGAGGGCGCTGAGGCCGACCAGCTCCTCGTCCAGCAAGAGCATCATGGCCGCGCCGACAGCCGCGTAG